In the genome of Caldisphaera lagunensis DSM 15908, the window TGAGCTTGGAACACCATTGCCCTGGGATAAAAATTGGGTAATAGAAAGCCTTAGCGATTCAACCATATATATGGCATATTATACAATTTCTCACTTTATTCAAAATAAAGTTGATCCATCAAATCTTATTCCAGAGCTTTTTGATTACATATTTTTGGGTATAGGAGATTTAGATGAGATATCAAAAAAGACTCATTTAGATAAAAATTTCATAGAAAGCATGAGAAAAGAATTTTTGTATTGGTATCCAGTTGACTTAAGAATTAGTGGGAAAGATCTAATACAAAATCATTTGCTATTTTTCATCTACCATCATGCTGCAATATTTGATAAGGAAAGATGGCCTAAGGGAATTGGTATAAATGGCTGGGTTTTATTAAATGGAGAAAAGATGGCAAAAAGCAAAGGGAACTTCTTGCTTTTAAGAGATGCATTAAACAAATGGGGTGCAGATGTAACAAGATGGTCTGAAATAATGGCTGGGGCTGATCCTGGATATGATGATGCAAACTTTGAATCTTCTTTGGTTGAAAATGCAATAGAAGAGCTTAACACATGGCTTAATTTTGTGAAAAATAATTACAATAAGGGAAGAGATTATAGACTCAGTTTAGATTATTGGTTTGAAAGCATAATTAATAGCACAATAAAAGAAGTTACAGAAGACATGGAAAAAACGAGATTTAAGAGCGCTCTTATAAAGTCATATTATTATCTTAAGAATAAATACAAATGGTATCTAACTAGATCAAATGTACCAAATAAAGAAGTTGTTAACAAATACTTAGAGACTGTTACTTTAATGATTGCCCCAATTGCACCCCATGTTGCTGAAGAAGCATGGCATTTAATGGGACATAATGATTTTGTTTCTCTTCACTCATGGCCAGAAGCAGATGAAAGCAAAATTAACAAAGACTATGAAAAGAGTGAAGAGTTAATAGAAAAAATAATCAACGATTCAAAAGAACTAATCAGCTTAATAGGCGATGCAAAGAAAGTCCATATAATAATAGCATCTCCATGGAAATATGAACTTTTCAATGATGCCAAAAGCAAAATGAAAAATAAATCATTAAAAGAATTAAGAAGTGAGCTGATTAAAAATGATTATAAAGTAGAAAAAGGCAAGGTAGCGAAAGTTATTGATATGATATCTAAATATCCTGAGCTTTTAGAGAATTACATATCAAGAGATCTTGAAATAAAATCCATCCAAGAATCTAAGGACTTTCTTGAAAAAGAGCTTAATAAGGAAATCAGTATAGCTTTAGAAGAAAATAGCAACTTACCGAGAAGCGATCTAGCATTACCTGGAAGACCTGCCCTTTATTTGGAAAAATAATTTTGTGCTTTTATTGAATTTTCATGCCTAACTAAATTACAACGTAATGAAAATCCACATCTTTTAGGTTCAGATATTATTATAAGATAATTTTATAAGTTATTTAAGTCTTCTATAAATTTAAAGGTCAGAAAAATGAGTAAAATTGATGAATTAATATATTCTCTTAATAGCATTGCGAGAAGCGGATGGATGATAAAAGGAATAGAACCATGCAAAGCTGAGACTGTTTCACAACATCTATTTGCATCCTCATTAATAGCATTAGAGATATCATCAAAACTAAATAATGTAGATAAATATAAAGCAGCATCAATTGCTTTGATACATGATATTGGTGAGGCAATAATTGGTGATATAAGTAAGACTGCCAACATAGATAAATCTAAATCAGAAAAAGATGCAATAAATAGCTTAGATATAAACAATGAAATAAAGAAACTATACTACGAGTTTGAATCTAGTAATACTATAGAAGGCATTATTGCTAAGATTTCAGATTTATTATCTACATACATCATTTCTCTTAAATATGAAAGAGAAGGCTATAATGTAAACAGCATTAAAGATAATGTTAAAGAAGAAATAATTAATCTATCAAAGAAATACAACTTAGAAAATATTATAATAGATTTCTTAAAAGGATTAGACAAAACTAACAAATAAAATTAAGACTTTCAGAGTATACATTAAAAGGATGGGCATAATGAGTGACAAGAAAACATTAAATCTTCCAGTATCAGCGATAGGAATTAGCACTCCAGAAGCTTTATCCCTATATCATTATTTATCGGGGGGTAAAGTA includes:
- a CDS encoding HD domain-containing protein yields the protein MSKIDELIYSLNSIARSGWMIKGIEPCKAETVSQHLFASSLIALEISSKLNNVDKYKAASIALIHDIGEAIIGDISKTANIDKSKSEKDAINSLDINNEIKKLYYEFESSNTIEGIIAKISDLLSTYIISLKYEREGYNVNSIKDNVKEEIINLSKKYNLENIIIDFLKGLDKTNK